The genomic region TTCTTAataactaagaaatgtaaacttAACAATTTGCATGCATGGATAACAACAAGCATACTTATCTAATTATTCAAAATATCTAAATCATAATATAACTATAATATTATACTaattaaataattttaataaTACATAATGAGTTACAATATATACAACTGATTATTATTCATATTGCACCTAATAATGATGACATATTTAAGAGTAATAACAAGACAAGTAAATTAAATGATTTTTTTCAGgatattacattctaccctccttaaaataagtttcgtcccgaaacttgaaaatagaaaatgaaaaggTTAAAACTTCGCTTTGTCAAAACTTAATAGAGTTATAAGAATTTACTTTAATAAAAGACTTTCAATCACAtttataaaattaataaaaagCAAACGTCTTATATAATGGAATGCAAAAATTCATGTCGCGAACAAGAATTCGAGTAATCCAATTCAAAGACAAACTCAATTAATGTGTTAGTAGGCGTTGGACCGGTTAGTAGACGTCCATAACAACAAGCCCTAGCATCCCAACAACCGCACAAATCAAAAGGAAAACAGAAATtgaaaatttcattttcaaattctTAGTTAAGCTAAACATTTATTTTCTGAATATACAACATTAAATTATTAAAATGCACCAAAGTCGAACTTGAACTAGTTTGAACTTTTGTAATAAAATAAGTATCAAATTTTCAAAATTATGAAAACAATATTAAGATATAATGAGTGCAAAGgcaaagagtaaaaaaaaatcgTAGAGGTAGAGTGTCCCGAAACATTTCTAACCTATCTCACTTAAAAAAAATGTATATCATGAAAGTAACAACTCCATGCAAAAGTACacgtataagaaaataaaacatcCAAATTATAAATGCTCGTACCATATAAAGAATAAAGGTATTGGTAAGTTACTTAAACAAATAATTCTACCCATTTTATATATATCCCACTCTCTCTATTAGCCGGTTTCTATGTTGACATTTGTTACGAGTTTATACTAGTCCCAAGAATCTATTCCCCCGCTAGACATATGGCCGAAGGCTCAATACGCGGTTGCAGGGctactctgataccattttgtaacgccCCCGAAAAGTAGACAGACAactcaaaatagctctttttattAATAAACAGACAGCAGTGGAACTATaaggcgtcaccgccgtattttCCATCTCTTTCTTAataactaagaaatgtaaacttAACAATTTGCATGCATGGATAACAACAAGCATACTTATCTAATTATTCAAAATATCTAAATCataatataattataatattatactaattaaataattttaataaTACATAATGAGTTACAATATATACAACTGATTATTATTCATATTGTACCTAATAATGATGACATATTTAAGAGTAATAACAAGACAAGTAAATTAAATGATTTTTTTCAGCATATTACAGGAAAAGTGAGATGTTGTGATAATAACTGATAAAGTGAGATTTTGATTTCAAAACTGCTTATTTGGTGTGTTCATCGGACACGGGCCGTGTCGAACCATGTTGGACCGTGTCCGACACgtttaattttaacataaaaatcgGGGACACGGTTCAAGGCGTGTCCAGAACGTTTTCAGGCGTATCCTacgagtgtcggtgtccgacacggtgtccgacacgggaacacTTAAAACTAGgtgtgtccgtgcaacctaggtaTTAAGTTGGGCCTGTTACTGGTAAAACAATCTCGGGTCATTTCGGGCTGAGTTAGGTCAATTCGGGTTTCAAGTCACATTCAGGTACTGTagttcgggtcaattcgggtttcgggtcattCTTTTGGTTCAGGTCAATCGGGTTGGGTTGATTTTGCAGGTCTACACGAAAGTGATCCGGGATAAAATGACCCAACTTAAAGTGACCCGAAACGACCCAATATATCCGAAATGACTTATTTTAAGCAAAATCTTGCCCAAAATAAGCCAAACGACCCAAAATAACCTGATAATTATTGACTCAAAAATAACCCGATCAGAATGACTTATTTATCAAACCTCGATATAATACATAACGCAAATTCATATTTCAAACGAGCTATTTCCCGTATGAAATAAGACGGACTAAATGTAGtcattttacgataaaatgtcACTATTTTCTGATAAAATGTTAACATTATTTTCTGGGTAAAAGGTGACGACTTTAATTAtaacattttgtcattaaatgattacattctattaaaaaatggtgatatttaatccgtcttatttcaaaTCGTTTATGAATCTATGAACTTGTTTGTGATTGGAATGCCGCACCAATCCACTTGCATATCATGATGCTtctttcctttcctttcctttAGAACCAGAATTTTATGTTCAATCAACTTGCTTATAAATTCACACATTATTGTCCtcaatttatgaacaatttgccATTAATTTTATTAACAATCCATCAACACGCTCTTATAAATCTCACATTAAATCCCAGTACTTCTAACAACATGACCATACAAACCCAACTATTCGTTCCTACCCAGGACACGACCCAAATCCAAATGACCACATCCGACACTCGACACTCGAACACAACACCCGGACCCGACCACTTCGGCCATTTTTTCGAAACATGGCTGGGAGAACAAAACCGCGACCTCGAGGCACTTATTGCCGCGGTCGAGTCCAAGCCCGAGTCGACTCAGTCCCAACCCGAGTGGACTCGGTCAGTGTCCGAGTTAGTGTCCCGAGTCATGCGCCACTATGAGAATTACTACCGAGTCAAGTCCGAGTCAGTGCGGAACGACGTCGTACACATGATGACTCCAGCGTGGCGGTCCCACCTCGAGGATGCATTCCTTTGGATAGGCGGGTGGAGGCCTACTATGGCATTCCACCTGCTCTACTCCATTGCCGGCCTGCAACTCGAGGCCGGACTCAGTGAGTTGCTACAGGGACTCAGCACGGACGATTTGGCTGATTTGTCCCCAACTCAACTCGACCGAATCGACGAGTTGCAGCGGCAGACCCTCAGGGAGGAGAAGGCTCTGACCGAGTCGCTTGCAGCTCACCAGGAGACCGTGGCCGACTCCGCCATGGTCGAGTTGTCCCACCTTGCCACCGAGGTGATTCGGTCTGACTCGGTGACTCGGGATGCTAACTCGGTGAGAGAGCGAGTTGACTCGGAGTTGGCGGGAAAAGAAGAGAAGTTGGGGGAGATAGTGCGAGAAGCGGATCATCTGAGGTTGAAAACGCTCAAAGATGTAGTGGGCCTATTGGATCCGGTTCAAGCGGCCCATTACTTGATTGCGGCGGCAGAGCTCCATTTAAGGGTCCATGAATGGGGAAAGAAGAAGGATGGATATGGTAATGGTAATGGTGTTGTTCGGCCTGCTAAT from Silene latifolia isolate original U9 population chromosome 3, ASM4854445v1, whole genome shotgun sequence harbors:
- the LOC141647382 gene encoding protein DOG1-like 3; its protein translation is MFNQLAYKFTHYCPQFMNNLPLILLTIHQHALINLTLNPSTSNNMTIQTQLFVPTQDTTQIQMTTSDTRHSNTTPGPDHFGHFFETWLGEQNRDLEALIAAVESKPESTQSQPEWTRSVSELVSRVMRHYENYYRVKSESVRNDVVHMMTPAWRSHLEDAFLWIGGWRPTMAFHLLYSIAGLQLEAGLSELLQGLSTDDLADLSPTQLDRIDELQRQTLREEKALTESLAAHQETVADSAMVELSHLATEVIRSDSVTRDANSVRERVDSELAGKEEKLGEIVREADHLRLKTLKDVVGLLDPVQAAHYLIAAAELHLRVHEWGKKKDGYGNGNGVVRPANRGVGPRLRANVS